In Palaemon carinicauda isolate YSFRI2023 chromosome 1, ASM3689809v2, whole genome shotgun sequence, the genomic stretch ATTTTCTGAGATTATGCTGATATAAGCAAAGGTCTGAGAACTAAGCAATATGTACATCAGGCGAgtataatacagtaataacaaattttattattattttccatttttcatggCATTCACTAAATGCTCAGGTGAAATAGAAAGGTTATGGAAATCTAGGAATACATAGCTTCCTGTTACCTAGACCTATAAGAAAAGCTATTATTTACTTGGAACAACCTACAGAGTGCATGTGCAGCTTGGTTACCCAACCTGTGGAGAATCATAATCTTTAAAAATGCAAAAGGAATGTCTAAgagttatgaaaatttataaagatAGCCATTGTACGTattcagtttcataaaaaaagtcAGTTATCAAGTTACAACAATTTCAACTTAACAACATTTCGTGAATTTAACATGGCTCCCATTAAAGAATTACAGTATGTTATTTTCATGGTTAcagtttcattttatttcatatttatgtcTTCCATCCTATCTAATTTCTTCTAGTTATATTTTCATGTCATTAAGTGTGTTTTTATGTTTTAGAGTATGACTTTATTACTGCATTAGCATAAGTCAGTGACTTACATATTGTACCGTATTTAGGGGTTTTCCAATTTACATTAAAACTCGAGTTACAACACGTCGTAAGAACGGATCTCCATTGTAACCCGAGGACCTATTCTACTTGTAAATATCTTTACACCAATATGGCATCTTTCTAAATTAAATTACTTATAATTCAAGTGCATAAACAAGCTAGGAAATTTTTAACAATTAATATCATGTACAATATTAAAGAACTGTATTGTATTTCTTCTTATTTCAAAGAACCAAGCCTTTTCTATTTTACTGTTTCATTGGCACttgaataaaaactaaataaaagtgGACTACTTTATACACAAATGAGTTATAGATGAGCGAGGCTCAGGCTATGTTAATTTCACACATAAAATCTCATTTCGTACGTTGAACTTTATTTTGATAATCCAAGCTTTTCTCTTTATGCAGCACTCTTTTCCTCTAattaaaaacacatttacataccaGTTTTCCAAATAAACTACTGCACTGCCTTGTACACTGACAGCACTGCAttgataataaccaaaataaaggATTAGGTTCTCTCAATATGATGCAATACTGTAAAAATTAACATGGggatatagaaaaataaaagaaagaaaatatcaataatactTCAACTACTGAAACAATTGATCAAAAATGCAAGTCTCCGATGAAGACAATACAGTACTAATATTCGATCAATATACTGTAccagaaaatacatataaaattaagaaaaacacaTATATTCAAATTAACTGTGGAAATTGTCAGCTCCTGTAGATAAGCCTCACACATACATCATTTATATGCATTTATGGTGGTCTTTGGAATTTTTGGAAATACTACAGATAagatataaaaactattttttctacTTTACCTTATAGCAATCATAGTGTTCAAATAATGAAAGAAAGCCAATTTCAGACTTGTGCTGAATTCCATGCAGAACAACCCTTTGTTCTGGATCTGTGCCTAAAATCTGCTCTCCATTAAATGTGTTGGTAGTTGCTCGTCCCGTAAGCATCAAGTTGATGATTTCTTGAGACGAGTATCCATGAATATTCACAAGATTGCCACCCCCTGCATCCATATCTATTTTCACACtgaagataataaataataactagtTTCAGATGCTTTAATCAAACTCAAATAAGTGATGATGTTTCAAATAAAGTATCGACTAGCATTACAAAAAATACTTTATAATCAAAATAAGTGGAGTAAAAGATCTTTGTCTCAGCTTCTAAGATCATTCATCAATAATTTCAACTGCAAGATTATTTCAAAAACTCAAATTATATTACTTTTTGTGTCTTTAGACAACTAAATCCCATAAGTTCAAAGGTGTAATGATACCTTGAAGTGTCATTTGAATTTCATCATAAGTACTGTACTTCTAAAAAATGTTCTCTATATAATACCTTATTACGAAAAATGAATAAtagatactataaatatatatataccaatcaatTTTTCTAATCAAAATGacattttataaaatgaaatatatatacatacagtattaacATCAAAGTTTAATAAACATGAAAGATATAGAAAACACGTATCAAGTTTCAAAAACAATAGCATGCTAAAAATCAGTGTTAAAACCAAAGCTATGTGCAATAAATAGTTCAGGTTTAAAAGACTCACTTTTCAACTCCACGACtcaacaagactgataaaagaagAACAACACATCCAGCACTACTTTCATTGGTGAAAGCAGGGAGGTGGTTGGTAACTGCATTATATAACTGGTACTGTTCAACATACTCATGAAGGGTCAAGGTTTCTGTTAATCCATCACGAGTATACCGGCCAAGACCTTCCTCGTTGAAATGGGGAAATGATCCAGGGCTGGGGAATGGAAATTTGGCATAAACTAATTGttatatgattatgaaattatttatgaatttttaataTGTGGTATACAATTAAATATGCTATTTCATAACTTGAACACTGATCACACAGTTAAAGTATCATAGTTCTTCACCGCAAATCTAAGAACagcaattaaagtaaaaaaaatctgaACTTCCATAGTCCCTACAAACATGAAGACTTTATGTCAGGACAATAAGTTGGTCATAGTGATAGAAGGCAATACTGATATATAACTCCTCAAGCAGCAAACATACAGGGTAAAAACATTTATGGATCTTCAGAATACACGCAATTGTGACAATGTATAGTCTTGGAAATACTACATACACTTACCCACAATCATGCATCTTTATACATAGTATTGTTGCAAGGCAACATCCTCTGCAGAAATTTTGCACAAAGCTTACAACTGACTAAAGTAAATTTTAAATGCATTTCTGTTACAGGGCGTATAATGAAAAGATTTTCTGAATGTTAGCCATCATATATAATTCAAAGGTTTACATCCTTgacagatacaagcataaaaccTTGGCTCCTCTTCCCGTtagtaaataagaaaattatactgCCTCTTTGTATATCAAGAAAAAATCAGAATTGACGCATTCAGTGTCTATTCTGCCCCATAGGTAAATTTTGTTTGGTAATATATGTATTGTACTTACAGTGCAAGTATAGCCTTTTGATCTTGTCCAGCTTTCCAGAGTATTTCTGTTATTGCTGTTGCTAAAGCCCACGACCACTCACGGTTTGATGGACGCAATGGACTTATGGGACTTACATCGGGAGTTATATAACTTCCAAATATCAGACTTTTCATCATATAAGCTTGCACACAAGCTAGAAGACCACATGGACCACCCTGTGAAAGGAATATTTTTAAGCATGCTcactaaatgataaaaataaatcaacCAAATAATATATCATAACAACTATAGCAGTTACAGGATTTGAATATAATACATcaacttttcttttaaaataatgacTGAAAATTCTGCACATATTCTACATTCATTACCTTCTTCTGAATAAGCCCATATGAAAGATTTGAATTTGAATTCTGTTTGAAATTTTGTATCATCCACTCGTTTGGTAACGACTGGGCAGGACTACCCATCAAAAGAGTTTTCAAATCACTTGCTTCGTCAAAAGTTATAGGTCTTCCTGCCGATTCATTATTATGTTTTGGCCCCAGGACCAGACCTGCAACTTTATTGTCAAGGTCATCAATGTCTTTCAGTACCATTTCTCCTTCATCATCACTAGGCTGATTTTTGGAACTTCGGTGGGATCGTTTTCTGCGTGCCTTTGAGCCCCCTTTGTTAGGATTGTCAGATTTATCATCTAAACCTGAttttttccccttctttttttTGTTCTTTCGTTTGCTGGTGCCACCAGTACCGCTCGTAAAAGCGGAAGAGTCCATAAAGCCCTGAAGATTCAAAATTTGGATATCTTCATGTGAACTAGGTATCAACTTTTGAGGATTTCTAATTTTCCTCTCTAATCTACCTTCATCACCTTCATTTCTGAATGTTAAATATTCATCTGGAGAACCAATATCACCACTCATTCGTGAGCTACTGGTTGAATCAAAGTTCCCGTATATTCCATCTCTGAGGTTTTGTTTTGATCCCCTGAGACTCTGCCTCCTCATAGATTGTGCCATTATGTCCCCTTGCCTATCTGTATCCGTAAAATATTCTCCAGGAGCCCTAAAGTTCACCCCCTGCAATCCATCCAGTATGTTCCGTCTTCTCGTCAAACTCCCAAGTACATCTCTCTCCTCTAGTCCTTCCCTATAATGTGGTGGAAACATTCCATCTTCCTCCTCTGGAATTTCATGGTTAGCATGAATGGATTCACTTCGATGTCTTGACATCTGTAATCTACGGGTAGCACTCCTCGAATTTGACTCTTCCTGTAAGGCAATACAAGAAATTAGTGCAGTTTGTATTAACTTCACAAACAATGAACTGCAGACAGTTTGTACACAATTTCAATTTCAGGGAAACTGAATTCAGAGAAGCATAATATCCACAAATTTCCCTCTCTTTTAACTACATGTCATAAAGATATAATTTCTTAACCAATAACACTCAGTTGATAAAACTTTTTCAATTAAAAGTATACTTTAGATGAGTAGTCATGAAACCTTTCTGAAATTCTGAAAAGCTTCATATATTTATTATCTACCTCTTTACTCATCACAGGTGCCATCATTCCTCGCACACTTCTTGCACCTCGTAATTGGTCCCTCTGTGCTGCCATTGTGGCGATGTCAACATCAGCATCTGTGTCAAAAACACTGCTTGCTCTCTTTCCCTGAATGCCAAAAGATCCAGTACCATTTTGAATGCTTCCATTCGTTTCTGGATGTCCATTCAGTAAACCTCCAGACATTCCATTAGGAATATGACCATTTGCATGAGCCTTGAGGGGAGTTTGCAGGCCGTTTTTCATCTgcaacatgaaaatatttagttataCAATTTTAAAATTTACGAAGATTTCAGAAGAATCATTCtgcttaaaaacaaagaaaaaacacaGCATCATCAATAATAGGAAGTATCTCTATAAATGGTGCAATGAAGCAAAGTATATTATGCCAATGAGTACTAATCCAATTATAGGATGTTCTCAGTGTAGAATAATTCATATACTGTTTCATAAGGAAGAGCTCACATCTTCTCAATTACAGTTATATCTCGAGGTATAACTGTAACTGAGAACATGTGAGCTCTTCCTTATGAAACAGTATCCATACAGCATAAATTAAGTGGgtgtaaattattcaataataatcattacaaaacCTTTGGAAATGAGTGTACATGTGTATTTATGGACTTATGGAAAGCACCGAGTGAAATTCCTTTATTTCATAA encodes the following:
- the LOC137652787 gene encoding uncharacterized protein isoform X1 — encoded protein: MDRVVVEKLSASLVREYLARKKLYRSLKLLDEEQVAQSSCIRSRLKLLKALHIGKLVKRNKQLGHHLDSMVEIIVHFLLEHARASKKPQFQDEIDMSLHDSQDIGTGHITMQLEPTEVDAKFESPLLSLNISDFSEENGIPTGNNGLDASSSTSASNSTVREINRNVMNNLHDTCVRGKLVEGNSSCCGPEINSKIASPGTGNKSLGSGGDCYQEVSEGGHSTSNSSRTSACTSSDSDGSTSTEFSSESESESEEPSMSSIIDLTKNNGDESYRRSGNLQSGDFQLSFKVPSVDALLVSKDDVDDLDDDVELIDVGMDGIEGDLLFTTKMSQESSELEDQRIHPDWPEYEEPASGRPSRLGIDTLSRPGTQESGRSSAVLSPRHLLWLSKNGELLNDGPGGDAGLVKSPPVMKITPQVPNFNGGSIFDSLDSFRPHVNGGEMKNGLQTPLKAHANGHIPNGMSGGLLNGHPETNGSIQNGTGSFGIQGKRASSVFDTDADVDIATMAAQRDQLRGARSVRGMMAPVMSKEEESNSRSATRRLQMSRHRSESIHANHEIPEEEDGMFPPHYREGLEERDVLGSLTRRRNILDGLQGVNFRAPGEYFTDTDRQGDIMAQSMRRQSLRGSKQNLRDGIYGNFDSTSSSRMSGDIGSPDEYLTFRNEGDEGRLERKIRNPQKLIPSSHEDIQILNLQGFMDSSAFTSGTGGTSKRKNKKKKGKKSGLDDKSDNPNKGGSKARRKRSHRSSKNQPSDDEGEMVLKDIDDLDNKVAGLVLGPKHNNESAGRPITFDEASDLKTLLMGSPAQSLPNEWMIQNFKQNSNSNLSYGLIQKKGGPCGLLACVQAYMMKSLIFGSYITPDVSPISPLRPSNREWSWALATAITEILWKAGQDQKAILALPGSFPHFNEEGLGRYTRDGLTETLTLHEYVEQYQLYNAVTNHLPAFTNESSAGCVVLLLSVLLSRGVENVKIDMDAGGGNLVNIHGYSSQEIINLMLTGRATTNTFNGEQILGTDPEQRVVLHGIQHKSEIGFLSLFEHYDCYKVGSYLKSPQFPIWVICCESHFSVIFSRDTLVTSDIPSIPRFDLYYYDGLAMQDDEIHLTLDLDKTESDMSVTSPLELCIRTKWHGAAIEWNGIDPLL
- the LOC137652787 gene encoding uncharacterized protein isoform X2, which produces MVEIIVHFLLEHARASKKPQFQDEIDMSLHDSQDIGTGHITMQLEPTEVDAKFESPLLSLNISDFSEENGIPTGNNGLDASSSTSASNSTVREINRNVMNNLHDTCVRGKLVEGNSSCCGPEINSKIASPGTGNKSLGSGGDCYQEVSEGGHSTSNSSRTSACTSSDSDGSTSTEFSSESESESEEPSMSSIIDLTKNNGDESYRRSGNLQSGDFQLSFKVPSVDALLVSKDDVDDLDDDVELIDVGMDGIEGDLLFTTKMSQESSELEDQRIHPDWPEYEEPASGRPSRLGIDTLSRPGTQESGRSSAVLSPRHLLWLSKNGELLNDGPGGDAGLVKSPPVMKITPQVPNFNGGSIFDSLDSFRPHVNGGEMKNGLQTPLKAHANGHIPNGMSGGLLNGHPETNGSIQNGTGSFGIQGKRASSVFDTDADVDIATMAAQRDQLRGARSVRGMMAPVMSKEEESNSRSATRRLQMSRHRSESIHANHEIPEEEDGMFPPHYREGLEERDVLGSLTRRRNILDGLQGVNFRAPGEYFTDTDRQGDIMAQSMRRQSLRGSKQNLRDGIYGNFDSTSSSRMSGDIGSPDEYLTFRNEGDEGRLERKIRNPQKLIPSSHEDIQILNLQGFMDSSAFTSGTGGTSKRKNKKKKGKKSGLDDKSDNPNKGGSKARRKRSHRSSKNQPSDDEGEMVLKDIDDLDNKVAGLVLGPKHNNESAGRPITFDEASDLKTLLMGSPAQSLPNEWMIQNFKQNSNSNLSYGLIQKKGGPCGLLACVQAYMMKSLIFGSYITPDVSPISPLRPSNREWSWALATAITEILWKAGQDQKAILALPGSFPHFNEEGLGRYTRDGLTETLTLHEYVEQYQLYNAVTNHLPAFTNESSAGCVVLLLSVLLSRGVENVKIDMDAGGGNLVNIHGYSSQEIINLMLTGRATTNTFNGEQILGTDPEQRVVLHGIQHKSEIGFLSLFEHYDCYKVGSYLKSPQFPIWVICCESHFSVIFSRDTLVTSDIPSIPRFDLYYYDGLAMQDDEIHLTLDLDKTESDMSVTSPLELCIRTKWHGAAIEWNGIDPLL